Proteins encoded within one genomic window of Deltaproteobacteria bacterium:
- the holA gene encoding DNA polymerase III subunit delta, producing MSSSLAAVLENITKGKPAPCYLIHGNQTYLVKDALERIVGALLPGGADDFSLFRMTGDTEDVGAITESLLSRSLIPGRKVIVVRDTRLFYSKSSVSDIIDDVRDNLQRDPSRAARSFAVFLETVGWSLEELKDGGWNKISDAQWRKAVDGEAGGDREQWLPRAIHLCESLIISTGKTRRDTDQLEDALKRGIPRENTLILTADAVDRRKRLFKVISELGIVLEFQQARNEARQKQILSEVVREYLEKNGKTLSPEAMALLRTRTGFGLGDIMGELEKLISYVDDRHRIGADDVDAVIGKTKEDSIFDLTAAVVDGDPEKALATLEHLLDQGVHYLSVLAMIAREMLNLLQGKLLLDAGVVPSFSTRLTFPAFQKDQYPVIKEAARNWEAGGGWLIGRHPYVIYNALSGSIRFSYEELEFFIDRLADLDVALKTTAIDPRRALEKLLIELCRR from the coding sequence ATGTCTTCATCACTCGCCGCCGTCCTTGAGAACATCACAAAGGGAAAACCCGCTCCCTGTTACCTTATCCATGGCAACCAAACATACCTGGTCAAGGATGCACTTGAACGGATCGTCGGCGCTCTTTTGCCCGGCGGTGCAGACGACTTCAGCCTGTTCAGGATGACCGGAGATACCGAGGACGTGGGAGCCATCACCGAATCCCTGCTCTCCCGCTCTCTGATACCCGGCCGGAAGGTTATCGTTGTCAGGGATACCCGTCTTTTTTACTCGAAGAGCTCCGTGTCGGACATCATCGACGATGTCAGGGACAACCTTCAGCGGGACCCTTCCCGGGCCGCCCGGTCCTTTGCGGTCTTTCTGGAGACGGTGGGATGGTCGCTCGAAGAGCTGAAGGACGGCGGGTGGAATAAGATCAGTGACGCCCAGTGGCGGAAAGCTGTCGACGGTGAAGCCGGCGGAGACCGGGAACAGTGGCTGCCGCGGGCGATCCATCTCTGTGAATCGCTCATTATTTCGACGGGAAAGACCCGGCGGGATACGGATCAGCTTGAGGATGCCCTGAAAAGAGGGATCCCCCGGGAGAACACCCTTATCCTGACGGCGGACGCGGTGGATCGGCGGAAACGGCTTTTCAAGGTCATATCGGAACTGGGGATCGTTCTCGAATTCCAGCAGGCTCGCAATGAAGCACGGCAGAAACAGATCCTGAGCGAGGTTGTCAGGGAATACCTGGAGAAGAACGGAAAGACCCTGAGCCCGGAGGCCATGGCCCTCCTTCGGACCAGGACGGGTTTCGGCCTGGGAGACATTATGGGGGAGCTGGAAAAGCTGATCTCCTATGTGGACGATCGGCACCGGATCGGTGCCGATGACGTTGACGCGGTTATCGGTAAAACAAAGGAAGATTCCATATTCGATCTTACGGCGGCCGTGGTCGACGGGGACCCTGAAAAGGCCCTTGCCACCCTTGAGCACCTGCTCGACCAGGGTGTTCACTACCTGTCGGTCCTGGCGATGATAGCTCGGGAGATGCTCAACCTCCTGCAGGGAAAACTGCTCCTCGACGCGGGTGTGGTGCCGTCCTTTTCGACCCGTCTCACCTTCCCGGCCTTTCAAAAAGACCAGTATCCCGTCATCAAGGAAGCGGCCCGGAACTGGGAAGCCGGGGGAGGGTGGCTGATTGGCCGTCATCCCTATGTGATCTATAACGCCCTTTCCGGAAGCATCCGTTTTTCCTATGAAGAACTGGAATTCTTCATAGATCGGCTTGCAGACCTCGATGTGGCACTGAAAACGACCGCCATCGATCCCCGCCGTGCCCTTGAAAAGCTGCTGATCGAACTCTGCCGCCGATGA
- a CDS encoding NYN domain-containing protein: protein MHIIIDGYNLIRQSPSLKRFERISLEQGRMELIHRLAEYKRLRGHKITVVFDGWLDGSVQEERQREKGIRIVYSRRGRTADDVIKEMVSHSAEEILVVTSDRAVATAVGRRGTVAVSSPEFEARIQREMEAAFFMTDTELTGPEPDDEPVSPAGTQKKGPSRRMSKRKRLAKRKLKKL, encoded by the coding sequence ATGCACATCATCATAGACGGATATAATCTCATCAGGCAATCCCCTTCCCTGAAACGTTTTGAGAGGATCAGTCTGGAACAGGGCCGCATGGAACTGATCCACCGGCTTGCCGAGTACAAGCGGTTGCGGGGGCACAAAATCACCGTTGTCTTCGACGGTTGGCTCGACGGATCGGTTCAGGAAGAGCGACAGCGGGAAAAGGGAATTCGAATCGTATATTCGCGAAGAGGCCGCACGGCCGATGATGTGATCAAGGAAATGGTTTCTCACTCGGCAGAGGAAATCCTTGTTGTCACATCGGATCGCGCCGTGGCGACGGCGGTGGGCCGCCGGGGGACGGTGGCGGTCTCGTCACCAGAATTTGAAGCGCGGATCCAGCGCGAAATGGAAGCGGCATTTTTCATGACCGACACGGAACTGACCGGCCCGGAGCCTGATGACGAGCCGGTATCGCCGGCGGGAACACAGAAAAAGGGCCCCTCCCGGCGGATGTCAAAACGCAAGCGGCTCGCGAAGAGAAAACTGAAAAAGCTGTAA